The following are encoded together in the Planctomycetia bacterium genome:
- a CDS encoding site-specific integrase, with amino-acid sequence MARSSNAPAVPACFEHKATGQAVVKLAGRFVYLGAFGSDEALQRYRRVIAEWQAKGCWTPEAAIVVKQVIAGYWRHAEVYYRKNGKPTSELSIIKPAMRVLNDLYGDVPATAFGPLALKACREAMIGKDLCRTTINGYVSRIKQAFRWAVENELVPAPVHQALLAVPGLKRGRTLARESAPVRPVDGADMEAVLPFVARQVAAMIRLQWLTGMRPQEVVQMRMGDIDRGGRVWIYRPTDHKVEHHGMDRVVPLGPQAQEVLVPFLKLDPVVALFSPREAEKERRAAMRAARKSKVWPSHSNRARKVRRGSDVQNLRDCYDTASYRRAVDRGCEKAGLPSWSPNQLRHSAATRIRKEMGCEVAQAVLGHRQLETTQVYAEVNQARAVEAMERLG; translated from the coding sequence ATGGCAAGGTCAAGCAACGCGCCGGCGGTGCCGGCGTGCTTTGAACACAAGGCGACGGGTCAGGCCGTCGTGAAGCTCGCGGGCCGTTTCGTCTACCTCGGTGCCTTCGGCTCCGACGAGGCGCTGCAGCGGTACCGGCGAGTGATCGCCGAGTGGCAGGCGAAGGGCTGCTGGACGCCCGAGGCGGCCATCGTGGTCAAGCAGGTGATCGCGGGCTACTGGCGGCACGCGGAGGTCTACTACCGCAAGAACGGCAAGCCGACGAGCGAGCTGTCGATCATCAAGCCGGCGATGCGAGTCTTGAACGATCTGTACGGCGACGTGCCAGCGACGGCGTTCGGGCCGCTCGCGTTGAAGGCGTGCCGCGAAGCGATGATCGGGAAGGACCTGTGCCGCACGACGATCAACGGCTACGTCTCGCGCATCAAGCAGGCGTTCCGCTGGGCGGTCGAGAACGAGCTGGTGCCGGCTCCCGTCCACCAGGCGCTGCTCGCGGTGCCGGGATTGAAGCGCGGCCGAACGCTCGCGCGGGAGTCGGCGCCCGTGCGGCCGGTCGATGGCGCGGACATGGAAGCCGTGCTGCCGTTCGTCGCGCGCCAGGTCGCGGCGATGATCCGGTTGCAGTGGTTGACCGGGATGCGACCGCAGGAGGTCGTGCAGATGCGCATGGGGGACATCGACCGCGGCGGCCGGGTGTGGATCTACCGTCCGACGGACCACAAGGTGGAGCATCACGGCATGGACCGCGTGGTGCCGCTCGGGCCGCAGGCGCAGGAAGTCCTGGTGCCCTTCCTGAAGCTCGATCCGGTCGTCGCGCTGTTCTCGCCGAGAGAGGCCGAGAAGGAGCGGCGGGCCGCGATGCGGGCAGCTCGCAAGTCGAAGGTGTGGCCGTCGCACAGCAACCGGGCGCGGAAAGTGCGCAGGGGGTCGGACGTTCAGAACCTGCGGGACTGCTACGACACGGCGAGCTACCGGCGGGCGGTCGATCGCGGTTGCGAAAAGGCAGGCCTGCCCTCGTGGAGCCCGAACCAGCTGCGGCATTCGGCGGCAACCAGGATCCGGAAGGAGATGGGTTGCGAGGTCGCGCAGGCCGTTCTGGGGCATCGGCAGCTGGAGACGACGCAGGTGTATGCCGAGGTCAA